One Gadus morhua chromosome 13, gadMor3.0, whole genome shotgun sequence genomic window carries:
- the ampd2a gene encoding AMP deaminase 2 isoform X6 — protein sequence MDGKYKEIAEELFTRSLAESEMRSAPYEFPEDSPIEQLEERRHRLERQISQDIKLEPEILLRAKQDFMKIDSATDLEFMGERGIDAVDDGFRARALPLEREYQRVSISGEEKCGVPFIDLVDAAKCVVKALFIREKYISLSMQNFCKTTACSLQELGETPLDLRVYEEIPETPVDADAPVHPPVSETHPYENQDPKNMPADTEYSCEMVDGVVHVFNRKSPTEKGTLLDLPYPDLKEYIADMNIMLALIINGPVKSFCYRRLQYLSSKFQMHILLNEMKELAAQKKVPHRDFYNIRKVDTHIHASSCMNQKHLLRFIKRAMKKYPGEVVHVERGHGQTLMDVFENMNLTAFDLSVDTLDMHADRNTFHRFDKFNAKYNPIGESILREIFIKTDNHIEGKYFAHIIKEVMEDLEESKYQNSELRLSIYGRSRDEWDKLAKWAVKHAVYSDNVRWLIQVPRLFDVYRTKKQLANFQEMLENIFLPLFEVTVNPRSNPELHLFLQHVVGFDSVDDESKPEHHVFNMDSPQPAHWTAETNPPYSYYLYYTYANMTVLNHLRRRRGFHTFVLRPHCGEAGPIHHLVSGFMLSENISHGLLLRKAPVLQYLYYLAQIGIAMSPLSNNSLFLSYHRNPLPEYLSRGLMISLSTDDPLQFHFTKEPLMEEYSIAAQVWKLSSCDMCELARNSVLMSGFSHKAKSYWLGPKYSKEGPESNDIRRTNVPDIRVAYRSETLSEELHLITHAVRNQELDAIQEEGDPLSMNPLPVQS from the exons ATGGACGGGAAGTACAAGGAGATCGCCGAG GAGCTGTTCACGCGAAGCCTGGCCGAGAGCGAGATGCGCAGCGCTCCCTACGAGTTCCCCGAGGACAGCCCCATCGAGCAGCTGGAGGAACGCCGCCACCGCCTAGAGAGGCAGATCAGCCAGGACATCAA GCTTGAGCCAGAGATATTGTTACGTGCCAAGCAGGACTTCATGAAAATTGACAGCGCCACAGACCtgga GTTCATGGGCgagcgaggcatcgacgcagtGGACGATGGATTCAGGGCGCGGGCGCTGCCCCTGGAGAGAGAGTACCAGAGAGTCTCCATATCAGGGGAGGAGAAGTGTGGG GTGCCGTTCATCGACCTGGTGGACGCCGCCAAGTGCGTGGTGAAGGCCCTGTTCATCCGGGAGAAGTACATCAGCCTCTCCATGCAGAACTTCTGCAAGACCACCGCCTGCTCCCTGCAGGAGCTGGGGGAGACCCCGCTGGACCTGCGGGTGTACGAGGAGATCCCCGAGACCCCCGTGGACGCCG ATGCGCCCGTGCACCCTCCTGTCTCTGAGACCCACCCGTACGAGAACCAGGACCCCAAGAACATGCCGGCGGACACCGAGTACAGCTGTGAGATGGTGGACGGCGTCGTCCACGTCTTCAACAGGAAGAGTCCCACGGAGAA GGGTACTCTGCTGGACCTGCCCTACCCGGATCTGAAGGAATACATCGCTGACATGAACATCATGCTGGCCCTGATCATCAACGGACCTGT GAAGTCCTTCTGTTACCGGCGGTTACAGTACCTCAGCTCCAAATTCCAGATGCACATCCTGCTGAACGAAATGAAGGAGCTGGCTGCGCAGAAGAAAGTCCCTCACAGAGACTTCTACAACATCCGCAAG GTGGACACGCACATCCACGCCTCGTCCTGCATGAACCAGAAGCACCTGCTGCGCTTTATCAAGCGGGCCATGAAGAAGTACCCCGGGGAGGTGGTGCACGTGGAGCGCGGCCACGGACAGACCCTCATGGACGTGTTCGAGAACATGAACCTGACCGCCTTCGACCTCAGCGTGGACACCCTGGACATGCACGCC GACCGAAACACGTTCCACCGCTTCGACAAGTTCAATGCTAAATACAACCCCATCGGAGAGTCCATCCTGAGGGAGATCTTCATCAAGACTGACAACCACATCGAGGGGAAATACTTTGCCCACATCATCAAG gaggtgatggaggacctggaggagagTAAATACCAGAACTCTGAGCTGCGCCTGTCCATCTACGGCCGCTCCCGGGACGAGTGGGACAAGCTGGCCAAGTGGGCCGTCAAACACGCCGTGTACTCGGACAACGTGCGCTGGCTCATCCAGGTGCCCCGCCTCTT tGATGTGTACCGAACCAAAAAGCAGCTGGCCAACTTCCAGGAGATGCTGGAGAACATCTTCCTGCCTCTGTTTGAAGTCACAGTCAACCCTCGCAGCAACCCAGAGCTCCACCTCTTCCTGCAGCAT gtGGTGGGCTTCGACAGCGTGGATGACGAGTCCAAGCCAGAGCACCACGTCTTCAACATGGACAGCCCCCAGCCGGCCCACTGGACGGCCGAGACCAACCCCCCTTACTCCTACTACCTCTACTACACCTACGCCAACATGACCGTGCTCAACCACCTGCGCAG GAGGCGGGGCTTCCACACGTTTGTCCTGCGACCTCACTGCGGGGAGGCGGGGCCTATTCATCACCTGGTGTCGGGCTTCATGTTGTCGGAGAACATCTCCCACGGCCTGCTGCTCAGAAAG gcccctgtGCTGCAGTACCTGTACTACCTGGCCCAGATCGGCATCGCCATGTCCCCGCTCAGCAACAACAGCCTGTTCCTCAGCTACCACCGCAACCCGCTGCCCGAGTACCTGTCCCGGGGCCTCATGATCTCCCTGTCCACCGACGACCCCCTGCAGTTCCACTTCACCAAG GAGCCTCTAATGGAGGAGTACAGCATCGCGGCCCAGGTGTGGAAGCTGAGCTCCTGCGACATGTGCGAGCTGGCCCGGAACAGCGTCCTGATGAGCGGGTTCTCACACAAG GCCAAGAGCTACTGGCTGGGGCCCAAGTACTCCAAGGAGGGCCCGGAGAGCAACGACATCCGGCGCACCAACGTGCCGGACATCCGCGTGGCGTACCGCAGCGAGACGCTGTCCGAGGAGCTGCACCTCATCACGCACGCCGTCCGCAACCAGGAGCTGGACGCCATCCAGGAGGAGGGCGACCCGCTCTCCATGAACCCGCTGCCCGTACAGAGCTAG
- the ampd2a gene encoding AMP deaminase 2 isoform X4, producing the protein MSSDLRGAAPATVKPQRSLPGTPVSGKQPPIDLRTSMDGKYKEIAEELFTRSLAESEMRSAPYEFPEDSPIEQLEERRHRLERQISQDIKLEPEILLRAKQDFMKIDSATDLEFMGERGIDAVDDGFRARALPLEREYQRVSISGEEKCGVPFIDLVDAAKCVVKALFIREKYISLSMQNFCKTTACSLQELGETPLDLRVYEEIPETPVDADAPVHPPVSETHPYENQDPKNMPADTEYSCEMVDGVVHVFNRKSPTEKGTLLDLPYPDLKEYIADMNIMLALIINGPVKSFCYRRLQYLSSKFQMHILLNEMKELAAQKKVPHRDFYNIRKVDTHIHASSCMNQKHLLRFIKRAMKKYPGEVVHVERGHGQTLMDVFENMNLTAFDLSVDTLDMHADRNTFHRFDKFNAKYNPIGESILREIFIKTDNHIEGKYFAHIIKEVMEDLEESKYQNSELRLSIYGRSRDEWDKLAKWAVKHAVYSDNVRWLIQVPRLFDVYRTKKQLANFQEMLENIFLPLFEVTVNPRSNPELHLFLQHVVGFDSVDDESKPEHHVFNMDSPQPAHWTAETNPPYSYYLYYTYANMTVLNHLRRRRGFHTFVLRPHCGEAGPIHHLVSGFMLSENISHGLLLRKAPVLQYLYYLAQIGIAMSPLSNNSLFLSYHRNPLPEYLSRGLMISLSTDDPLQFHFTKEPLMEEYSIAAQVWKLSSCDMCELARNSVLMSGFSHKAKSYWLGPKYSKEGPESNDIRRTNVPDIRVAYRSETLSEELHLITHAVRNQELDAIQEEGDPLSMNPLPVQS; encoded by the exons ATGTCTagtg ACCTGCGTGGAGCGGCTCCTGCCACCGTAAAGCCCCAGCGATCCCTCCCAGGGACTCCGGTTTCCGGCAAGCAGCCTCCAATTGACCTCCGCACCTCCATGGACGGGAAGTACAAGGAGATCGCCGAG GAGCTGTTCACGCGAAGCCTGGCCGAGAGCGAGATGCGCAGCGCTCCCTACGAGTTCCCCGAGGACAGCCCCATCGAGCAGCTGGAGGAACGCCGCCACCGCCTAGAGAGGCAGATCAGCCAGGACATCAA GCTTGAGCCAGAGATATTGTTACGTGCCAAGCAGGACTTCATGAAAATTGACAGCGCCACAGACCtgga GTTCATGGGCgagcgaggcatcgacgcagtGGACGATGGATTCAGGGCGCGGGCGCTGCCCCTGGAGAGAGAGTACCAGAGAGTCTCCATATCAGGGGAGGAGAAGTGTGGG GTGCCGTTCATCGACCTGGTGGACGCCGCCAAGTGCGTGGTGAAGGCCCTGTTCATCCGGGAGAAGTACATCAGCCTCTCCATGCAGAACTTCTGCAAGACCACCGCCTGCTCCCTGCAGGAGCTGGGGGAGACCCCGCTGGACCTGCGGGTGTACGAGGAGATCCCCGAGACCCCCGTGGACGCCG ATGCGCCCGTGCACCCTCCTGTCTCTGAGACCCACCCGTACGAGAACCAGGACCCCAAGAACATGCCGGCGGACACCGAGTACAGCTGTGAGATGGTGGACGGCGTCGTCCACGTCTTCAACAGGAAGAGTCCCACGGAGAA GGGTACTCTGCTGGACCTGCCCTACCCGGATCTGAAGGAATACATCGCTGACATGAACATCATGCTGGCCCTGATCATCAACGGACCTGT GAAGTCCTTCTGTTACCGGCGGTTACAGTACCTCAGCTCCAAATTCCAGATGCACATCCTGCTGAACGAAATGAAGGAGCTGGCTGCGCAGAAGAAAGTCCCTCACAGAGACTTCTACAACATCCGCAAG GTGGACACGCACATCCACGCCTCGTCCTGCATGAACCAGAAGCACCTGCTGCGCTTTATCAAGCGGGCCATGAAGAAGTACCCCGGGGAGGTGGTGCACGTGGAGCGCGGCCACGGACAGACCCTCATGGACGTGTTCGAGAACATGAACCTGACCGCCTTCGACCTCAGCGTGGACACCCTGGACATGCACGCC GACCGAAACACGTTCCACCGCTTCGACAAGTTCAATGCTAAATACAACCCCATCGGAGAGTCCATCCTGAGGGAGATCTTCATCAAGACTGACAACCACATCGAGGGGAAATACTTTGCCCACATCATCAAG gaggtgatggaggacctggaggagagTAAATACCAGAACTCTGAGCTGCGCCTGTCCATCTACGGCCGCTCCCGGGACGAGTGGGACAAGCTGGCCAAGTGGGCCGTCAAACACGCCGTGTACTCGGACAACGTGCGCTGGCTCATCCAGGTGCCCCGCCTCTT tGATGTGTACCGAACCAAAAAGCAGCTGGCCAACTTCCAGGAGATGCTGGAGAACATCTTCCTGCCTCTGTTTGAAGTCACAGTCAACCCTCGCAGCAACCCAGAGCTCCACCTCTTCCTGCAGCAT gtGGTGGGCTTCGACAGCGTGGATGACGAGTCCAAGCCAGAGCACCACGTCTTCAACATGGACAGCCCCCAGCCGGCCCACTGGACGGCCGAGACCAACCCCCCTTACTCCTACTACCTCTACTACACCTACGCCAACATGACCGTGCTCAACCACCTGCGCAG GAGGCGGGGCTTCCACACGTTTGTCCTGCGACCTCACTGCGGGGAGGCGGGGCCTATTCATCACCTGGTGTCGGGCTTCATGTTGTCGGAGAACATCTCCCACGGCCTGCTGCTCAGAAAG gcccctgtGCTGCAGTACCTGTACTACCTGGCCCAGATCGGCATCGCCATGTCCCCGCTCAGCAACAACAGCCTGTTCCTCAGCTACCACCGCAACCCGCTGCCCGAGTACCTGTCCCGGGGCCTCATGATCTCCCTGTCCACCGACGACCCCCTGCAGTTCCACTTCACCAAG GAGCCTCTAATGGAGGAGTACAGCATCGCGGCCCAGGTGTGGAAGCTGAGCTCCTGCGACATGTGCGAGCTGGCCCGGAACAGCGTCCTGATGAGCGGGTTCTCACACAAG GCCAAGAGCTACTGGCTGGGGCCCAAGTACTCCAAGGAGGGCCCGGAGAGCAACGACATCCGGCGCACCAACGTGCCGGACATCCGCGTGGCGTACCGCAGCGAGACGCTGTCCGAGGAGCTGCACCTCATCACGCACGCCGTCCGCAACCAGGAGCTGGACGCCATCCAGGAGGAGGGCGACCCGCTCTCCATGAACCCGCTGCCCGTACAGAGCTAG
- the ampd2a gene encoding AMP deaminase 2 isoform X5: MSSDLRGAAPATVKPQRSLPGTPVSGKQPPIDLRTSMDGKYKEIAELFTRSLAESEMRSAPYEFPEDSPIEQLEERRHRLERQISQDIKLEPEILLRAKQDFMKIDSATDLEFMGERGIDAVDDGFRARALPLEREYQRVSISGEEKCGVPFIDLVDAAKCVVKALFIREKYISLSMQNFCKTTACSLQELGETPLDLRVYEEIPETPVDADAPVHPPVSETHPYENQDPKNMPADTEYSCEMVDGVVHVFNRKSPTEKGTLLDLPYPDLKEYIADMNIMLALIINGPVKSFCYRRLQYLSSKFQMHILLNEMKELAAQKKVPHRDFYNIRKVDTHIHASSCMNQKHLLRFIKRAMKKYPGEVVHVERGHGQTLMDVFENMNLTAFDLSVDTLDMHADRNTFHRFDKFNAKYNPIGESILREIFIKTDNHIEGKYFAHIIKEVMEDLEESKYQNSELRLSIYGRSRDEWDKLAKWAVKHAVYSDNVRWLIQVPRLFDVYRTKKQLANFQEMLENIFLPLFEVTVNPRSNPELHLFLQHVVGFDSVDDESKPEHHVFNMDSPQPAHWTAETNPPYSYYLYYTYANMTVLNHLRRRRGFHTFVLRPHCGEAGPIHHLVSGFMLSENISHGLLLRKAPVLQYLYYLAQIGIAMSPLSNNSLFLSYHRNPLPEYLSRGLMISLSTDDPLQFHFTKEPLMEEYSIAAQVWKLSSCDMCELARNSVLMSGFSHKAKSYWLGPKYSKEGPESNDIRRTNVPDIRVAYRSETLSEELHLITHAVRNQELDAIQEEGDPLSMNPLPVQS; this comes from the exons ATGTCTagtg ACCTGCGTGGAGCGGCTCCTGCCACCGTAAAGCCCCAGCGATCCCTCCCAGGGACTCCGGTTTCCGGCAAGCAGCCTCCAATTGACCTCCGCACCTCCATGGACGGGAAGTACAAGGAGATCGCCGAG CTGTTCACGCGAAGCCTGGCCGAGAGCGAGATGCGCAGCGCTCCCTACGAGTTCCCCGAGGACAGCCCCATCGAGCAGCTGGAGGAACGCCGCCACCGCCTAGAGAGGCAGATCAGCCAGGACATCAA GCTTGAGCCAGAGATATTGTTACGTGCCAAGCAGGACTTCATGAAAATTGACAGCGCCACAGACCtgga GTTCATGGGCgagcgaggcatcgacgcagtGGACGATGGATTCAGGGCGCGGGCGCTGCCCCTGGAGAGAGAGTACCAGAGAGTCTCCATATCAGGGGAGGAGAAGTGTGGG GTGCCGTTCATCGACCTGGTGGACGCCGCCAAGTGCGTGGTGAAGGCCCTGTTCATCCGGGAGAAGTACATCAGCCTCTCCATGCAGAACTTCTGCAAGACCACCGCCTGCTCCCTGCAGGAGCTGGGGGAGACCCCGCTGGACCTGCGGGTGTACGAGGAGATCCCCGAGACCCCCGTGGACGCCG ATGCGCCCGTGCACCCTCCTGTCTCTGAGACCCACCCGTACGAGAACCAGGACCCCAAGAACATGCCGGCGGACACCGAGTACAGCTGTGAGATGGTGGACGGCGTCGTCCACGTCTTCAACAGGAAGAGTCCCACGGAGAA GGGTACTCTGCTGGACCTGCCCTACCCGGATCTGAAGGAATACATCGCTGACATGAACATCATGCTGGCCCTGATCATCAACGGACCTGT GAAGTCCTTCTGTTACCGGCGGTTACAGTACCTCAGCTCCAAATTCCAGATGCACATCCTGCTGAACGAAATGAAGGAGCTGGCTGCGCAGAAGAAAGTCCCTCACAGAGACTTCTACAACATCCGCAAG GTGGACACGCACATCCACGCCTCGTCCTGCATGAACCAGAAGCACCTGCTGCGCTTTATCAAGCGGGCCATGAAGAAGTACCCCGGGGAGGTGGTGCACGTGGAGCGCGGCCACGGACAGACCCTCATGGACGTGTTCGAGAACATGAACCTGACCGCCTTCGACCTCAGCGTGGACACCCTGGACATGCACGCC GACCGAAACACGTTCCACCGCTTCGACAAGTTCAATGCTAAATACAACCCCATCGGAGAGTCCATCCTGAGGGAGATCTTCATCAAGACTGACAACCACATCGAGGGGAAATACTTTGCCCACATCATCAAG gaggtgatggaggacctggaggagagTAAATACCAGAACTCTGAGCTGCGCCTGTCCATCTACGGCCGCTCCCGGGACGAGTGGGACAAGCTGGCCAAGTGGGCCGTCAAACACGCCGTGTACTCGGACAACGTGCGCTGGCTCATCCAGGTGCCCCGCCTCTT tGATGTGTACCGAACCAAAAAGCAGCTGGCCAACTTCCAGGAGATGCTGGAGAACATCTTCCTGCCTCTGTTTGAAGTCACAGTCAACCCTCGCAGCAACCCAGAGCTCCACCTCTTCCTGCAGCAT gtGGTGGGCTTCGACAGCGTGGATGACGAGTCCAAGCCAGAGCACCACGTCTTCAACATGGACAGCCCCCAGCCGGCCCACTGGACGGCCGAGACCAACCCCCCTTACTCCTACTACCTCTACTACACCTACGCCAACATGACCGTGCTCAACCACCTGCGCAG GAGGCGGGGCTTCCACACGTTTGTCCTGCGACCTCACTGCGGGGAGGCGGGGCCTATTCATCACCTGGTGTCGGGCTTCATGTTGTCGGAGAACATCTCCCACGGCCTGCTGCTCAGAAAG gcccctgtGCTGCAGTACCTGTACTACCTGGCCCAGATCGGCATCGCCATGTCCCCGCTCAGCAACAACAGCCTGTTCCTCAGCTACCACCGCAACCCGCTGCCCGAGTACCTGTCCCGGGGCCTCATGATCTCCCTGTCCACCGACGACCCCCTGCAGTTCCACTTCACCAAG GAGCCTCTAATGGAGGAGTACAGCATCGCGGCCCAGGTGTGGAAGCTGAGCTCCTGCGACATGTGCGAGCTGGCCCGGAACAGCGTCCTGATGAGCGGGTTCTCACACAAG GCCAAGAGCTACTGGCTGGGGCCCAAGTACTCCAAGGAGGGCCCGGAGAGCAACGACATCCGGCGCACCAACGTGCCGGACATCCGCGTGGCGTACCGCAGCGAGACGCTGTCCGAGGAGCTGCACCTCATCACGCACGCCGTCCGCAACCAGGAGCTGGACGCCATCCAGGAGGAGGGCGACCCGCTCTCCATGAACCCGCTGCCCGTACAGAGCTAG
- the ampd2a gene encoding AMP deaminase 2 isoform X3, with amino-acid sequence MLSTTSTATSTSAASTPVTSGAPSSGAGEGQGKARAKPTLHKRGSLQSATVPDLRGAAPATVKPQRSLPGTPVSGKQPPIDLRTSMDGKYKEIAEELFTRSLAESEMRSAPYEFPEDSPIEQLEERRHRLERQISQDIKFMGERGIDAVDDGFRARALPLEREYQRVSISGEEKCGVPFIDLVDAAKCVVKALFIREKYISLSMQNFCKTTACSLQELGETPLDLRVYEEIPETPVDADAPVHPPVSETHPYENQDPKNMPADTEYSCEMVDGVVHVFNRKSPTEKGTLLDLPYPDLKEYIADMNIMLALIINGPVKSFCYRRLQYLSSKFQMHILLNEMKELAAQKKVPHRDFYNIRKVDTHIHASSCMNQKHLLRFIKRAMKKYPGEVVHVERGHGQTLMDVFENMNLTAFDLSVDTLDMHADRNTFHRFDKFNAKYNPIGESILREIFIKTDNHIEGKYFAHIIKEVMEDLEESKYQNSELRLSIYGRSRDEWDKLAKWAVKHAVYSDNVRWLIQVPRLFDVYRTKKQLANFQEMLENIFLPLFEVTVNPRSNPELHLFLQHVVGFDSVDDESKPEHHVFNMDSPQPAHWTAETNPPYSYYLYYTYANMTVLNHLRRRRGFHTFVLRPHCGEAGPIHHLVSGFMLSENISHGLLLRKAPVLQYLYYLAQIGIAMSPLSNNSLFLSYHRNPLPEYLSRGLMISLSTDDPLQFHFTKEPLMEEYSIAAQVWKLSSCDMCELARNSVLMSGFSHKAKSYWLGPKYSKEGPESNDIRRTNVPDIRVAYRSETLSEELHLITHAVRNQELDAIQEEGDPLSMNPLPVQS; translated from the exons ATGTTGtctaccacctccaccgccacctccacctccgccgcctccacccCCGTCACCTCCGGCGCCCCGTCCTCGGGGGCGGGCGAGGGACAAGGGAAGGCTCGAGCCAAGCCCACCTTGCACAAGAGGGGCAGTTTGCAGAGCGCCACCGTGCCTG ACCTGCGTGGAGCGGCTCCTGCCACCGTAAAGCCCCAGCGATCCCTCCCAGGGACTCCGGTTTCCGGCAAGCAGCCTCCAATTGACCTCCGCACCTCCATGGACGGGAAGTACAAGGAGATCGCCGAG GAGCTGTTCACGCGAAGCCTGGCCGAGAGCGAGATGCGCAGCGCTCCCTACGAGTTCCCCGAGGACAGCCCCATCGAGCAGCTGGAGGAACGCCGCCACCGCCTAGAGAGGCAGATCAGCCAGGACATCAA GTTCATGGGCgagcgaggcatcgacgcagtGGACGATGGATTCAGGGCGCGGGCGCTGCCCCTGGAGAGAGAGTACCAGAGAGTCTCCATATCAGGGGAGGAGAAGTGTGGG GTGCCGTTCATCGACCTGGTGGACGCCGCCAAGTGCGTGGTGAAGGCCCTGTTCATCCGGGAGAAGTACATCAGCCTCTCCATGCAGAACTTCTGCAAGACCACCGCCTGCTCCCTGCAGGAGCTGGGGGAGACCCCGCTGGACCTGCGGGTGTACGAGGAGATCCCCGAGACCCCCGTGGACGCCG ATGCGCCCGTGCACCCTCCTGTCTCTGAGACCCACCCGTACGAGAACCAGGACCCCAAGAACATGCCGGCGGACACCGAGTACAGCTGTGAGATGGTGGACGGCGTCGTCCACGTCTTCAACAGGAAGAGTCCCACGGAGAA GGGTACTCTGCTGGACCTGCCCTACCCGGATCTGAAGGAATACATCGCTGACATGAACATCATGCTGGCCCTGATCATCAACGGACCTGT GAAGTCCTTCTGTTACCGGCGGTTACAGTACCTCAGCTCCAAATTCCAGATGCACATCCTGCTGAACGAAATGAAGGAGCTGGCTGCGCAGAAGAAAGTCCCTCACAGAGACTTCTACAACATCCGCAAG GTGGACACGCACATCCACGCCTCGTCCTGCATGAACCAGAAGCACCTGCTGCGCTTTATCAAGCGGGCCATGAAGAAGTACCCCGGGGAGGTGGTGCACGTGGAGCGCGGCCACGGACAGACCCTCATGGACGTGTTCGAGAACATGAACCTGACCGCCTTCGACCTCAGCGTGGACACCCTGGACATGCACGCC GACCGAAACACGTTCCACCGCTTCGACAAGTTCAATGCTAAATACAACCCCATCGGAGAGTCCATCCTGAGGGAGATCTTCATCAAGACTGACAACCACATCGAGGGGAAATACTTTGCCCACATCATCAAG gaggtgatggaggacctggaggagagTAAATACCAGAACTCTGAGCTGCGCCTGTCCATCTACGGCCGCTCCCGGGACGAGTGGGACAAGCTGGCCAAGTGGGCCGTCAAACACGCCGTGTACTCGGACAACGTGCGCTGGCTCATCCAGGTGCCCCGCCTCTT tGATGTGTACCGAACCAAAAAGCAGCTGGCCAACTTCCAGGAGATGCTGGAGAACATCTTCCTGCCTCTGTTTGAAGTCACAGTCAACCCTCGCAGCAACCCAGAGCTCCACCTCTTCCTGCAGCAT gtGGTGGGCTTCGACAGCGTGGATGACGAGTCCAAGCCAGAGCACCACGTCTTCAACATGGACAGCCCCCAGCCGGCCCACTGGACGGCCGAGACCAACCCCCCTTACTCCTACTACCTCTACTACACCTACGCCAACATGACCGTGCTCAACCACCTGCGCAG GAGGCGGGGCTTCCACACGTTTGTCCTGCGACCTCACTGCGGGGAGGCGGGGCCTATTCATCACCTGGTGTCGGGCTTCATGTTGTCGGAGAACATCTCCCACGGCCTGCTGCTCAGAAAG gcccctgtGCTGCAGTACCTGTACTACCTGGCCCAGATCGGCATCGCCATGTCCCCGCTCAGCAACAACAGCCTGTTCCTCAGCTACCACCGCAACCCGCTGCCCGAGTACCTGTCCCGGGGCCTCATGATCTCCCTGTCCACCGACGACCCCCTGCAGTTCCACTTCACCAAG GAGCCTCTAATGGAGGAGTACAGCATCGCGGCCCAGGTGTGGAAGCTGAGCTCCTGCGACATGTGCGAGCTGGCCCGGAACAGCGTCCTGATGAGCGGGTTCTCACACAAG GCCAAGAGCTACTGGCTGGGGCCCAAGTACTCCAAGGAGGGCCCGGAGAGCAACGACATCCGGCGCACCAACGTGCCGGACATCCGCGTGGCGTACCGCAGCGAGACGCTGTCCGAGGAGCTGCACCTCATCACGCACGCCGTCCGCAACCAGGAGCTGGACGCCATCCAGGAGGAGGGCGACCCGCTCTCCATGAACCCGCTGCCCGTACAGAGCTAG